Proteins from one Rosa chinensis cultivar Old Blush chromosome 7, RchiOBHm-V2, whole genome shotgun sequence genomic window:
- the LOC112179148 gene encoding short-chain dehydrogenase TIC 32, chloroplastic isoform X1 has translation MGIFSKKGASGFSASSTAEQVTQGIDGTGLTSIVTGASSGIGVETARVLALRGVHVIMAVRNIDVGTNVKEAILKEIPSAKIDVMELDLSSLASVRKFAAEYNSKGLPLNILINNAGVMADKFKLSQDNIELDFATNHLGHFLLTNLLLDNMKHTSRKSSIEGRIVNVSSIAHRYIYREGIRFDSINDESRYNKYVAYIESKLANILHANELTRRLKEERVEITANSLHPGTIRTNIMHNDISVKCLLKVLRILFLSKTIQQGAATTCFLALNPQVKGVSGEYYADCNIAKPISQANDADLAKRLWDFSLSLTNLK, from the exons ATGGGGATATTCAGCAAGAAAGGAGCATCAGGATTCTCGGCCTCTTCCACAGCAGAACAAGTTACTCAAGGGATTGATGGAACTGGTCTTACTTCAATTGTTACAG GAGCCTCAAGTGGTATTGGCGTAGAGACGGCGCGTGTTCTTGCATTGCGCGGTGTTCATGTAATAATGGCAGTAAGGAATATAGATGTTGGTACCAATGTTAAAGAAGCAATCCTTAAAGAAATCCCCAGTGCTAAAATTGATGTCATGGAGTTAGATCTCAGTTCATTGGCATCCGTAAGAAAATTTGCAGCAGAGTATAATTCCAAAGGCCTTCCCTTGAATATCCTTAT TAACAATGCAGGGGTCATGGCAGATAAATTCAAGCTATCTCAAGACAACATAGAACTCGATTTTGCAACTAACCATTTAG GTCATTTTCTTCTCACAAATCTTCTGTTAGATAACATGAAACACACATCAAGAAAAAGCAGCATAGAGGGGAGAATTGTTAATGTATCATCAATTGCCCATAGATATATATACCGTGAAGGAATTCGTTTTGATAGTATTAATGACGAATCAAG ATACAACAAATATGTtgcttacatagaatccaagctCGCCAACATATTGCATGCTAATGAGCTTACAAGGCGCCTCAAG GAAGAAAGGGTTGAGATAACTGCTAATTCTCTTCATCCTGGAACAATTCGCACCAATATTATGCATAATGATATCAGTGTAAAGT GTCTTCTGAAGGTGCTCAGGATCCTTTTTTTGAGCAAAACTATTCAGCAG GGAGCAGCAACCACATGCTTTTTGGCACTGAATCCACAAGTTAAGGGAGTAAGCGGTGAATACTATGCGGATTGTAACATTGCCAAACCGATATCTCAGGCAAATGATGCAGATTTGGCTAAGAGACTCTGGGATTTTAGCTTGAGTTTGACCAATCTCAAGTAG
- the LOC112179148 gene encoding short-chain dehydrogenase TIC 32, chloroplastic isoform X2 yields MGIFSKKGASGFSASSTAEQVTQGIDGNSLTSIVTGASSGIGVETARVLALRGVHVIMAVRNIDVGTNVKEAILKEIPSAKIDVMELDLSSLASVRKFAAEYNSKGLPLNILINNAGVMADKFKLSQDNIELDFATNHLGHFLLTNLLLDNMKHTSRKSSIEGRIVNVSSIAHRYIYREGIRFDSINDESRYNKYVAYIESKLANILHANELTRRLKEERVEITANSLHPGTIRTNIMHNDISVKCLLKVLRILFLSKTIQQGAATTCFLALNPQVKGVSGEYYADCNIAKPISQANDADLAKRLWDFSLSLTNLK; encoded by the exons ATGGGGATATTCAGCAAGAAAGGAGCATCAGGATTCTCGGCCTCTTCCACAGCAGAACAAGTTACTCAAGGGATTGATGGAAATAGTCTTACTTCAATTGTTACAG GAGCCTCAAGTGGTATTGGCGTAGAGACGGCGCGTGTTCTTGCATTGCGCGGTGTTCATGTAATAATGGCAGTAAGGAATATAGATGTTGGTACCAATGTTAAAGAAGCAATCCTTAAAGAAATCCCCAGTGCTAAAATTGATGTCATGGAGTTAGATCTCAGTTCATTGGCATCCGTAAGAAAATTTGCAGCAGAGTATAATTCCAAAGGCCTTCCCTTGAATATCCTTAT TAACAATGCAGGGGTCATGGCAGATAAATTCAAGCTATCTCAAGACAACATAGAACTCGATTTTGCAACTAACCATTTAG GTCATTTTCTTCTCACAAATCTTCTGTTAGATAACATGAAACACACATCAAGAAAAAGCAGCATAGAGGGGAGAATTGTTAATGTATCATCAATTGCCCATAGATATATATACCGTGAAGGAATTCGTTTTGATAGTATTAATGACGAATCAAG ATACAACAAATATGTtgcttacatagaatccaagctCGCCAACATATTGCATGCTAATGAGCTTACAAGGCGCCTCAAG GAAGAAAGGGTTGAGATAACTGCTAATTCTCTTCATCCTGGAACAATTCGCACCAATATTATGCATAATGATATCAGTGTAAAGT GTCTTCTGAAGGTGCTCAGGATCCTTTTTTTGAGCAAAACTATTCAGCAG GGAGCAGCAACCACATGCTTTTTGGCACTGAATCCACAAGTTAAGGGAGTAAGCGGTGAATACTATGCGGATTGTAACATTGCCAAACCGATATCTCAGGCAAATGATGCAGATTTGGCTAAGAGACTCTGGGATTTTAGCTTGAGTTTGACCAATCTCAAGTAG
- the LOC112179148 gene encoding short-chain dehydrogenase TIC 32, chloroplastic isoform X3, whose protein sequence is MELVLLQLLQVTRASSGIGVETARVLALRGVHVIMAVRNIDVGTNVKEAILKEIPSAKIDVMELDLSSLASVRKFAAEYNSKGLPLNILINNAGVMADKFKLSQDNIELDFATNHLGHFLLTNLLLDNMKHTSRKSSIEGRIVNVSSIAHRYIYREGIRFDSINDESRYNKYVAYIESKLANILHANELTRRLKEERVEITANSLHPGTIRTNIMHNDISVKCLLKVLRILFLSKTIQQGAATTCFLALNPQVKGVSGEYYADCNIAKPISQANDADLAKRLWDFSLSLTNLK, encoded by the exons ATGGAACTGGTCTTACTTCAATTGTTACAGGTCACAA GAGCCTCAAGTGGTATTGGCGTAGAGACGGCGCGTGTTCTTGCATTGCGCGGTGTTCATGTAATAATGGCAGTAAGGAATATAGATGTTGGTACCAATGTTAAAGAAGCAATCCTTAAAGAAATCCCCAGTGCTAAAATTGATGTCATGGAGTTAGATCTCAGTTCATTGGCATCCGTAAGAAAATTTGCAGCAGAGTATAATTCCAAAGGCCTTCCCTTGAATATCCTTAT TAACAATGCAGGGGTCATGGCAGATAAATTCAAGCTATCTCAAGACAACATAGAACTCGATTTTGCAACTAACCATTTAG GTCATTTTCTTCTCACAAATCTTCTGTTAGATAACATGAAACACACATCAAGAAAAAGCAGCATAGAGGGGAGAATTGTTAATGTATCATCAATTGCCCATAGATATATATACCGTGAAGGAATTCGTTTTGATAGTATTAATGACGAATCAAG ATACAACAAATATGTtgcttacatagaatccaagctCGCCAACATATTGCATGCTAATGAGCTTACAAGGCGCCTCAAG GAAGAAAGGGTTGAGATAACTGCTAATTCTCTTCATCCTGGAACAATTCGCACCAATATTATGCATAATGATATCAGTGTAAAGT GTCTTCTGAAGGTGCTCAGGATCCTTTTTTTGAGCAAAACTATTCAGCAG GGAGCAGCAACCACATGCTTTTTGGCACTGAATCCACAAGTTAAGGGAGTAAGCGGTGAATACTATGCGGATTGTAACATTGCCAAACCGATATCTCAGGCAAATGATGCAGATTTGGCTAAGAGACTCTGGGATTTTAGCTTGAGTTTGACCAATCTCAAGTAG